One Spinacia oleracea cultivar Varoflay chromosome 4, BTI_SOV_V1, whole genome shotgun sequence DNA segment encodes these proteins:
- the LOC110801886 gene encoding protein NLP3: MSSVQNQKSSIDHSLSFEDVSKLFSLPLSEAADILGASTSVLKKICNENGLERWPHRKYLVGKSIEDIKNEAAKEKSKPLRGVSPKSNVTTSSPATSSPSSRPNIDPPSINPRITDPDRTRPITNNAQQQPGSKAAAATWRSNQMLASGLTTETSTDEFKYGFPSTGLSECTYRWWGRSFNGGNGVSKDDTKTNVEDDDDATCEEKTDSMEEDNRDEVSLSGIRKRAMEEGKKALKFNVLKKYGVDKLGNEEKILLRRLYQTS, from the coding sequence ATGAGTTCTGTACAGAACCAAAAGTCAAGCATCGACCATTCCCTGTCATTTGAAGATGTATCCAAGCTATTCTCCCTTCCCCTCTCTGAGGCAGCCGACATTCTTGGTGCCTCTACGAGTGTTCTAAAGAAAATATGCAACGAGAACGGTCTTGAACGGTGGCCCCACCGCAAATATCTCGTTGGAAAGAGCATTGAAGACATAAAGAACGAAGCTGCTAAAGAGAAGAGTAAACCACTGAGAGGAGTTTCACCAAAGAGTAATGTGACAACATCTTCACCAGCAACTTCTTCCCCAAGTTCTCGACCCAATATTGACCCGCCCAGTATTAACCCGCGAATAACCGACCCTGACCGGACCCGCCCAATAACCAATAATGCTCAACAGCAGCCGGGAAGCAAGGCGGCTGCAGCCACTTGGCGGTCAAACCAGATGCTTGCTTCAGGTTTGACAACAGAAACCAGCACCGATGAGTTCAAGTATGGGTTCCCGTCAACTGGTTTATCAGAGTGCACGTACAGATGGTGGGGGAGAAGCTTTAATGGTGGTAATGGAGTTTCGAAGGATGACACAAAAACCAAtgttgaagatgatgatgatgctaCGTGTGAGGAGAAAACTGACAGCATGGAAGAGGATAACCGGGATGAAGTTTCGTTATCAGGTATCAGGAAACGAGCTATGGAGGAAGGAAAGAAGGCGTTGAAGTTTAACGTTTTGAAGAAATACGGGGTTGATAAACTTGGAAACGAAGAGAAGATATTGCTTCGTCGATTGTATCAAACTAGTTAA